A DNA window from Gillisia sp. Hel1_33_143 contains the following coding sequences:
- a CDS encoding FAD binding domain-containing protein: MNNFNYRKVTEVSDALSNVSKNPDSYFIAGGTNLIDLWKYNLLHPSNLLDINSIDTLNTISKDKDGRLHLGALVTNSDTAYHDLVENNYPLLSKAILAGASAQIRNSATNGGNLLQRTRCYYFYDAAVPCNKRNPGSGCPAKDGLNRMHAILGTSEQCIAVFPSDMSIALAVLEARIHVTSTTGDRNIEFADFHRLPGITPELDNNLKSGELITGLSLPPEGFSKNYSYLKLRDRSSYAFALVSVATGMDLEDGNIKKIRIALGGVSHKPWRVPEAENFLIDKEPNESNFATAADMILNGAVGFGKNDFKIELSKRAIIRNCMMALNPECQRPGAQPSL, translated from the coding sequence ATGAATAATTTCAATTATCGCAAGGTTACAGAAGTCTCTGATGCGTTATCAAACGTTTCAAAAAATCCAGACTCTTATTTTATTGCCGGAGGAACTAATCTAATAGATCTATGGAAATATAATCTTTTGCATCCGTCAAATTTGTTAGATATAAATTCTATTGATACCCTAAATACTATTTCTAAAGATAAGGATGGGAGATTACATCTTGGAGCTTTGGTAACAAATTCTGATACCGCTTACCACGATCTTGTAGAAAATAATTATCCTTTACTATCCAAAGCAATTTTAGCCGGAGCATCTGCACAAATTAGAAATAGTGCTACAAATGGTGGAAACCTCTTACAACGCACACGTTGTTATTATTTTTACGATGCTGCTGTTCCCTGTAACAAACGAAATCCTGGCAGCGGATGTCCAGCCAAAGATGGGCTAAATAGAATGCATGCCATTTTAGGTACTAGCGAACAATGTATTGCCGTTTTTCCATCAGATATGTCTATTGCCTTAGCTGTATTAGAAGCCCGTATTCATGTAACGAGCACAACTGGAGACAGAAATATTGAATTTGCAGACTTTCATAGATTACCTGGCATTACACCAGAATTGGATAATAATTTAAAATCTGGTGAACTCATTACCGGTTTAAGCCTACCACCAGAAGGTTTTTCTAAAAATTATTCCTATTTAAAATTACGCGATAGAAGTTCCTATGCGTTTGCTCTTGTAAGTGTGGCTACTGGAATGGATCTTGAAGATGGAAACATCAAAAAAATTCGCATTGCCCTAGGTGGTGTTTCTCACAAGCCGTGGCGTGTTCCCGAGGCAGAGAATTTCTTGATCGATAAAGAACCAAATGAATCTAATTTTGCCACTGCAGCAGATATGATCTTAAATGGTGCCGTAGGTTTCGGGAAAAATGATTTCAAAATTGAACTTTCCAAAAGAGCGATCATTAGAAATTGTATGATGGCTCTAAATCCTGAATGCCAAAGACCAGGTGCACAACCCTCATTATAA
- a CDS encoding 2Fe-2S iron-sulfur cluster-binding protein yields the protein MKENEKWNQKVDADDFTEDEKQIFDQMGLNGSSRRKFLKQVSVASLSLWASSYMTSDMFASTMKDLPENPMVLLNQIKVNLRVNEMVKPLNIDSRTSLLDALRERLALTGTKKGCDHGQCGACTVIIDGKRKLSCLTLAATCEDKEITTVEGLAKGGEMHDMQKAFLKHDGFQCGYCTPGQICSSVALLEEAKNGEISYVTEDITDVKSDLKLSEEEIRERMSGNICRCGAYNNIVQAFKEVHSGDDEMPTWEFATQEQMAKAKNA from the coding sequence ATGAAAGAAAATGAAAAATGGAACCAGAAAGTTGATGCTGATGATTTTACCGAAGACGAAAAGCAAATTTTCGATCAAATGGGACTTAATGGAAGTTCCAGAAGAAAATTTCTTAAGCAGGTTTCAGTAGCAAGTTTAAGTTTGTGGGCCTCTTCTTATATGACATCAGATATGTTTGCTAGTACTATGAAAGATCTTCCAGAAAATCCAATGGTTTTACTTAATCAGATTAAAGTGAACCTCCGCGTAAATGAAATGGTGAAACCATTAAATATAGATTCCAGAACAAGTTTGCTAGATGCTTTGCGAGAAAGGCTGGCTCTAACAGGAACTAAAAAAGGCTGTGACCATGGGCAATGTGGTGCATGTACTGTTATTATTGATGGGAAACGTAAATTATCCTGTTTAACACTAGCAGCTACGTGTGAAGATAAAGAGATTACCACAGTAGAAGGTTTGGCAAAAGGTGGGGAAATGCATGATATGCAAAAAGCCTTTTTAAAGCATGATGGCTTTCAATGCGGATATTGTACTCCAGGCCAGATCTGTTCTTCTGTAGCTTTATTAGAGGAAGCAAAGAACGGTGAAATAAGTTATGTTACAGAAGATATTACAGATGTGAAAAGTGATCTCAAACTTTCGGAAGAAGAAATTAGAGAAAGAATGTCTGGAAATATATGTCGATGTGGTGCCTATAATAATATAGTGCAAGCATTTAAGGAAGTTCATTCCGGAGATGATGAAATGCCAACTTGGGAATTTGCTACTCAAGAGCAAATGGCTAAAGCCAAGAACGCATAA
- the glp gene encoding gephyrin-like molybdotransferase Glp: MVTIEEAHKIIKDQPKQLKTENRNLSDCLGFSLSENITAPFAMPSFDNSAMDGYALCGISQEYKIVGEVAAGDMSEIDLKEGEAVRIFTGAKVPENTTAVMMQEKTSVEGKTLHLEQMPKEWQNIRRKGGELEEGELVFEKGYIITPAGIGLIGALGIEKVQVYKKPVIHLITTGNELVAPGKPKGEGQIYESNSYALAAAAEDFGFEFQEKKQILDDFEKIKSGIKESLEVSDVLILSGGISVGDYDFVKQALEENGVEELFYKVFQKPGKPLYFGRKGNKFVFALPGNPASSLSCFYVYVLPLLQQLSGSEKNGLERYFFPIVHDFENRGDRPSFLKAKIVEGNVEILDGQGSSMIKSMALGNALAFLDAETSVKKGDLVECLLIS, encoded by the coding sequence ATGGTAACAATTGAAGAAGCACATAAGATTATTAAAGATCAGCCGAAACAGCTTAAAACCGAAAACAGAAATCTGAGCGATTGCCTTGGATTTTCGCTTTCAGAAAATATCACTGCGCCTTTTGCGATGCCTTCTTTTGACAATTCTGCTATGGATGGTTATGCATTATGCGGAATTTCCCAAGAATATAAAATTGTAGGGGAAGTTGCTGCCGGAGATATGAGTGAGATCGATCTTAAAGAAGGAGAAGCCGTGCGTATCTTTACCGGTGCGAAAGTTCCGGAAAACACCACTGCCGTGATGATGCAGGAGAAAACCAGTGTAGAAGGTAAAACGCTTCATTTAGAACAAATGCCTAAAGAATGGCAAAATATTCGTAGAAAAGGTGGAGAACTGGAGGAAGGTGAGTTAGTTTTTGAAAAAGGATATATTATTACTCCGGCGGGAATCGGTTTAATAGGAGCTTTAGGAATAGAAAAGGTGCAGGTTTATAAAAAACCTGTCATTCACTTAATCACGACGGGAAATGAATTGGTGGCTCCCGGAAAACCAAAAGGCGAAGGTCAGATCTACGAATCTAATAGTTACGCATTAGCTGCTGCAGCTGAGGATTTTGGATTTGAATTTCAGGAAAAAAAACAAATTTTAGACGATTTCGAAAAGATAAAATCGGGAATAAAGGAATCGTTGGAGGTTTCAGATGTTTTAATACTTTCCGGAGGGATTTCTGTGGGAGATTATGATTTTGTAAAACAGGCACTGGAGGAAAATGGCGTAGAAGAATTGTTCTATAAAGTGTTTCAAAAACCCGGAAAACCGCTTTACTTCGGAAGAAAAGGAAATAAATTTGTTTTTGCCTTACCCGGCAATCCAGCTTCTTCTCTAAGTTGCTTTTATGTGTATGTGTTGCCTTTACTTCAGCAATTAAGCGGATCTGAAAAGAACGGATTGGAAAGATATTTCTTTCCTATTGTACATGATTTTGAAAATAGGGGCGACAGACCTTCATTCTTGAAGGCAAAAATAGTAGAAGGCAACGTGGAAATTCTGGACGGACAAGGTTCTTCCATGATAAAATCTATGGCCTTGGGAAATGCGCTAGCCTTTTTAGATGCTGAAACTTCAGTAAAAAAGGGAGATCTTGTAGAATGCTTGCTAATTTCCTGA
- a CDS encoding (2Fe-2S)-binding protein: MKHSFSTSQIQLHINGKTHHLDVMSWVSLLDAIRDHAKLTGTKKGCDHGQCGACTVICDGKRILSCLSLAVMKDGSEITTIEGIANEGTLHPLQAAFIKHDAFQCGYCTPGQICSAVSMLEEGKANTREEVKELMSGNLCRCGANTNIIDAIMDVKNTSSHE, from the coding sequence ATGAAGCATTCTTTTAGTACTTCTCAGATACAACTTCACATCAATGGTAAAACACATCATTTAGATGTCATGTCTTGGGTTAGTTTATTGGATGCTATTCGCGATCATGCCAAGCTTACCGGTACCAAAAAGGGATGTGATCATGGTCAATGTGGAGCTTGCACGGTTATTTGTGATGGTAAAAGAATACTTAGCTGCCTTAGTCTAGCTGTAATGAAGGATGGTTCAGAAATAACAACTATAGAAGGTATTGCAAATGAAGGAACATTACATCCATTGCAAGCAGCTTTTATTAAACATGATGCTTTCCAATGTGGTTATTGCACTCCGGGGCAGATCTGTAGTGCCGTATCTATGTTAGAAGAAGGGAAAGCCAACACGAGAGAAGAAGTAAAAGAACTTATGAGCGGCAATCTTTGTAGATGTGGGGCTAACACCAATATTATAGATGCTATTATGGACGTAAAAAATACCAGCAGTCATGAATAA
- a CDS encoding FAD binding domain-containing protein: MKPFTYTSAKNKDQALQAFTENSHYLGGGTNLVDLMKENVEHPDQLIDVTNLDYKTITSNDKGGLTLGGMLSNSETANHKDVRTKYPLLSMAMLSAATAQIRNMATNGGNLLQRTRCPYFFETSMPCNKREPGSGCGALKGMNAQHAIFGYSDNCIATNPSDMCVALAALGATVEIQKTDGSSRMIDFTDFHRLPEDRPEVDNNLMPGELITAIHLTEPKFSEKYYYLKIRERSSYAFALISVAAGLQVKSGTITQVGLAMGGVAHKPWKLSKAEEFLMGKKPTRENFEEAAKIALKDAKPFEANKYKVEMGKNAIVRALTQANEREA; encoded by the coding sequence ATGAAACCATTCACTTATACAAGTGCAAAAAATAAAGATCAGGCGCTACAGGCTTTTACCGAAAATTCACATTATCTAGGTGGTGGGACTAATTTGGTGGATCTAATGAAGGAGAATGTAGAACATCCAGATCAACTTATCGACGTTACTAATCTCGATTATAAAACCATTACATCTAATGATAAAGGTGGATTAACTTTAGGCGGAATGCTTAGCAATTCTGAAACTGCTAATCATAAAGATGTAAGAACAAAATATCCTTTACTTTCTATGGCTATGCTATCTGCAGCTACTGCTCAGATAAGAAATATGGCAACCAATGGAGGGAATTTATTGCAACGTACACGCTGTCCTTATTTCTTTGAGACATCAATGCCATGTAATAAAAGAGAACCAGGATCTGGTTGTGGAGCGCTGAAAGGAATGAATGCGCAACATGCTATATTTGGTTATAGTGACAATTGTATTGCTACAAATCCTTCAGATATGTGTGTGGCATTAGCTGCGCTTGGAGCAACCGTTGAGATTCAGAAGACAGACGGATCTTCTAGAATGATAGATTTTACAGATTTTCATCGTCTGCCAGAAGATAGACCAGAGGTTGATAATAATTTAATGCCGGGAGAATTAATAACAGCAATACATTTGACTGAGCCTAAATTTTCTGAAAAGTATTATTATTTAAAGATCAGAGAACGTTCTAGTTACGCATTTGCATTGATCTCTGTAGCTGCAGGTTTGCAAGTAAAAAGTGGAACGATCACTCAAGTTGGATTAGCAATGGGGGGTGTTGCCCATAAGCCTTGGAAACTTTCTAAAGCAGAAGAATTTCTAATGGGAAAAAAGCCAACTAGAGAGAATTTTGAAGAAGCTGCAAAAATAGCTTTAAAAGATGCTAAACCTTTTGAAGCTAATAAGTATAAAGTAGAAATGGGAAAGAATGCTATCGTAAGAGCACTTACGCAAGCTAATGAAAGAGAAGCATAG
- a CDS encoding sulfite exporter TauE/SafE family protein encodes MPLEYLPFIFFFIALFYSSVGFGGGSSYLAILSLVLTDFYEIRSTALILNICVVTIGTIVYIKNGVLKPKQIWPFFVLSIPLAYLGAQVKLSQTVFFLILGSALVLAGFFMLLKFVQSKMESVEFSNTKKLVLGGSIGLLSGVSGIGGGIFLSPVLNLLKWKDPRIIASLASVFILVNSIAGLVGLQVAGTFQLDHELALKLIIAVILGGSIGSYLSSKKFNLKILGILTAVLVFYVGLKLVLLHGYEINI; translated from the coding sequence ATGCCACTGGAATATCTACCATTCATTTTCTTCTTTATCGCATTATTCTACAGTTCTGTAGGCTTTGGTGGAGGTTCCAGTTATCTAGCGATTTTGAGTCTGGTGCTAACAGATTTCTATGAGATTCGCTCTACAGCATTAATTCTGAATATTTGTGTAGTTACCATTGGAACGATCGTGTATATTAAAAACGGAGTTTTAAAACCTAAACAAATCTGGCCCTTTTTTGTACTTAGCATTCCATTAGCTTATTTGGGAGCTCAGGTAAAACTATCACAAACTGTATTTTTTCTAATACTTGGAAGCGCATTAGTGCTTGCAGGATTTTTTATGCTACTTAAATTTGTTCAGAGTAAAATGGAGTCGGTAGAATTTTCTAATACCAAGAAATTGGTTTTAGGAGGAAGTATCGGCTTGCTTTCTGGAGTATCGGGAATTGGAGGAGGAATTTTTTTATCTCCAGTTCTAAATTTGCTGAAATGGAAAGATCCCAGAATTATTGCTTCCTTGGCTTCAGTATTTATTCTGGTGAATTCTATTGCGGGATTAGTAGGCTTACAAGTAGCCGGCACCTTTCAGTTAGATCATGAACTCGCATTAAAATTGATCATCGCCGTAATTCTTGGCGGAAGTATTGGCTCTTATCTATCGAGTAAGAAATTCAATTTAAAAATCCTGGGAATACTTACCGCGGTTCTGGTTTTTTATGTTGGTCTGAAGCTCGTCCTTCTTCATGGTTATGAGATTAATATTTAA
- a CDS encoding xanthine dehydrogenase family protein molybdopterin-binding subunit: MTKTKNTSGVGNAINRVEGHLKVMGKAKYATEFPVENKVYGQAINSTISKGEIISIDTSEAEKLDGVLQIITYKNAEKLKTLEGVRPEIATDTIAPVLQSNKVHYYGEYVGLVVAETFEQAQYAASLVKFEYKEDTSAVIDFEKSKEKAYTPDNGSNYSRGNMQKGLSEADMVVEQTYNTPIEHHHPMELHATIANWDNGKVLAYASQQIVEDATISISATFQIPKKDVRVVAAFVGGGFGSKLNLERHVILAVMASKMVKRPVQVTVTRTQMFTNTGLRQQNEQKMRVGAKKDGTLTALSHETLSHTSTTQEFQEPCGMVSKMLYNVPNNEVTYKLIPMNRQTPFAMRAPGEATGSFALESAMDEMAWKLKMDPLEFRIKNDTQTDLHEEKPFSSRLLVECLRIGADKFGWKDRKAEPRTNKKGNWLIGYGVSAASRNSPYKETHAKVLLELKEEKVYATIQMDATDIGTGSYTIISQTVSEYLDLPEEQVVVELGDSDFPVTPGSGGSWGAASFCNGARAACENAIKTLKNNRNIDQKEEIAVAELLKRNQLTKFEAEGMAKPSSEFEDYSIFSFGANFTEVWVDKDTGMYKIKKMVNVGSAGKILNPKTAYGQIIGGLTMGAGMVIAEQTRVEPNFGNFITRSFADYHVPVNLDMANIDVIFLPEEDKIANKMGIKGIGELGITSVAASISNAIFNATGKRMRDLPITPEKLIEAELEEGVKA; the protein is encoded by the coding sequence ATGACAAAGACAAAAAATACTTCTGGAGTTGGAAATGCAATAAATAGAGTTGAAGGTCATCTAAAGGTGATGGGTAAGGCAAAATATGCAACAGAATTTCCAGTAGAAAATAAAGTTTATGGACAGGCTATTAATAGTACCATTTCTAAGGGTGAAATTATTTCTATAGATACCTCAGAAGCAGAAAAGCTAGACGGGGTATTACAGATCATTACTTATAAAAATGCTGAGAAATTAAAAACTCTGGAAGGAGTTAGACCAGAAATTGCTACAGATACCATTGCACCAGTCCTTCAAAGTAATAAAGTGCATTATTATGGAGAATATGTTGGCTTGGTGGTAGCTGAAACTTTTGAACAAGCGCAATATGCTGCAAGTTTAGTAAAATTTGAATATAAGGAAGATACATCTGCAGTTATTGATTTTGAGAAGTCTAAAGAGAAGGCTTATACTCCAGATAATGGTTCAAATTATTCTAGAGGAAATATGCAAAAAGGCCTTTCTGAGGCAGATATGGTTGTAGAACAAACATATAATACTCCAATTGAGCATCACCATCCAATGGAACTTCATGCTACTATTGCGAACTGGGATAACGGTAAGGTGCTGGCATATGCAAGTCAACAAATTGTTGAAGATGCTACCATTTCCATTTCCGCAACATTTCAGATCCCAAAGAAGGACGTGCGTGTGGTAGCTGCCTTTGTAGGTGGAGGATTTGGTTCTAAACTCAACTTGGAGCGCCATGTTATTTTGGCTGTAATGGCTTCTAAAATGGTAAAACGTCCGGTGCAAGTTACTGTAACCAGAACTCAAATGTTTACCAATACCGGATTACGTCAGCAAAACGAACAAAAAATGCGAGTAGGGGCAAAAAAAGATGGTACTTTAACGGCATTATCTCATGAGACACTTTCTCATACTTCTACAACTCAGGAATTTCAAGAGCCTTGCGGAATGGTTTCTAAAATGCTTTATAATGTTCCAAATAATGAAGTTACTTATAAGTTGATTCCTATGAACAGGCAAACACCTTTTGCCATGAGAGCTCCCGGGGAAGCTACCGGAAGTTTTGCATTAGAATCTGCAATGGATGAGATGGCATGGAAATTAAAGATGGATCCGCTAGAATTTCGTATAAAAAATGATACGCAAACAGATCTTCATGAGGAAAAGCCATTTTCTTCTAGATTGTTAGTAGAGTGTCTTAGAATTGGAGCAGATAAATTTGGTTGGAAAGATAGAAAAGCAGAGCCAAGAACTAATAAAAAAGGGAACTGGCTTATTGGATATGGAGTAAGTGCTGCTTCTAGAAATTCTCCTTATAAAGAAACTCATGCTAAGGTATTACTAGAATTAAAAGAAGAAAAGGTGTATGCCACTATTCAAATGGATGCCACAGATATTGGTACAGGTAGTTATACAATTATAAGTCAAACCGTCTCAGAATATTTAGATCTTCCAGAAGAGCAGGTAGTTGTGGAATTAGGAGATTCAGATTTCCCTGTAACTCCAGGTTCTGGAGGATCCTGGGGAGCAGCTTCTTTTTGTAATGGAGCTCGTGCTGCATGTGAAAATGCAATCAAGACCTTAAAAAATAATAGAAATATTGACCAAAAAGAAGAGATTGCAGTTGCAGAACTTTTAAAGCGTAATCAGCTTACTAAATTTGAAGCAGAAGGTATGGCCAAGCCATCTTCAGAATTTGAAGATTATTCCATATTCTCATTTGGTGCCAACTTTACAGAAGTTTGGGTAGATAAAGATACCGGAATGTATAAGATTAAGAAAATGGTAAATGTTGGAAGTGCCGGAAAGATCTTAAATCCTAAAACCGCCTACGGACAAATCATTGGAGGTTTAACCATGGGTGCAGGAATGGTAATAGCAGAACAAACTAGAGTTGAGCCTAATTTTGGGAATTTTATAACCAGATCATTTGCAGACTACCATGTTCCGGTAAATTTAGATATGGCTAATATTGATGTAATCTTTCTACCAGAAGAGGATAAGATTGCAAATAAAATGGGAATAAAAGGAATTGGAGAATTGGGAATTACCAGTGTTGCTGCTTCCATCTCTAATGCAATATTTAATGCAACGGGTAAAAGAATGCGAGATCTGCCTATCACACCAGAGAAGCTCATCGAAGCAGAATTAGAAGAAGGCGTAAAAGCTTAA
- a CDS encoding xanthine dehydrogenase family protein molybdopterin-binding subunit encodes MKTSYSIGKPIDRLEGHLKVTGAATYAAEYEVGDLLHGYVVNSTITKGEIIDIDEQAARELPGVIEVFSHNNRSKLPWFDILYADMDAPPGTPFKPLYDENVLYNGQPIALVVAETFETARYAASLIKITYEESKFKTSLLSNLQDSRSPKKGMATVVKPLPPDDKGNFEKAYAAANVNYEGEFNHPPEHHNPLELFATTTVYEGKGKLTVYDKTQGTSNSQLYIANIFGLHYKNVRVIAPFVGGGFGSGLRPQYQLFLCVMASLQLKRNVRVAMDRSQMFTFGHRPPTYQKTKFGASKDGMLTALHHTAIAETSQNEDYNEVVVNWGGMLYPVKNTEFDYKLVSLDVFTPMDMRAPGGSTGMHAIETSMDALSYALNMDPLEFRLLNYSETDESANKPFSSKELKACYQKASEAFGWEQRNPKPRTTKRGQRLVGTGMSSGIWDVIALPGKAKASLNKKGQLKVKSAVTDIGTGTRTIMTQIAADSLGMTLDNVVFEYGDSKMPLAPIQGGSYTTGVIGSAVKAVCEALKKKILKAVKRVEASSFKGATLDDVIFSDNYIKLKKDPNIGFSFQQLVSDNGKKLKASKSNIPNAFKLKKYTRAAHSAAFVEVEVDEQLGTIKVTRAVTAVAAGKIINPKTARSQILGGMIWGIGKALQEETLIDHNLGKYMNTNLGEYHIPVHADINDLEVIFVEEKDDIINELGAKGVGEIGLVSMAPAIANAIYHATGKRINNFPIHFDDLL; translated from the coding sequence ATGAAAACATCATACTCAATAGGAAAACCAATCGATAGACTTGAAGGTCATTTAAAGGTCACAGGCGCTGCAACTTACGCAGCTGAATATGAGGTGGGAGATCTACTACATGGTTATGTGGTAAATAGCACCATTACTAAAGGAGAAATTATAGATATCGATGAGCAAGCAGCTCGAGAATTACCTGGAGTTATTGAGGTTTTCTCCCATAATAACCGCAGCAAGTTGCCATGGTTTGATATATTATATGCAGATATGGATGCGCCTCCAGGAACACCCTTTAAACCTTTATATGATGAAAATGTACTTTATAATGGTCAACCTATTGCCTTGGTCGTGGCAGAAACTTTTGAGACCGCCAGATACGCAGCATCCCTTATCAAGATCACATATGAAGAATCTAAATTTAAAACAAGCCTTTTATCCAATCTTCAAGATAGTCGTAGTCCTAAAAAAGGAATGGCTACCGTGGTAAAACCGCTACCGCCAGATGATAAAGGTAATTTTGAGAAAGCCTATGCTGCAGCAAATGTAAACTATGAGGGAGAATTTAATCACCCACCAGAACATCACAATCCACTAGAACTGTTTGCCACTACAACCGTTTATGAAGGCAAAGGAAAGCTTACGGTTTACGATAAAACACAGGGTACAAGTAACTCTCAACTTTATATAGCCAACATCTTTGGTTTGCATTACAAGAATGTTCGTGTAATAGCGCCCTTTGTTGGAGGTGGATTTGGGTCTGGATTGAGACCACAATATCAATTATTTCTTTGCGTAATGGCATCGCTACAACTTAAGAGAAACGTTAGAGTAGCAATGGATAGGAGTCAAATGTTTACATTTGGACATAGACCTCCTACTTATCAAAAAACAAAATTTGGTGCTTCTAAAGATGGTATGCTAACTGCACTTCATCATACTGCTATTGCAGAAACCTCTCAAAATGAGGATTATAATGAAGTTGTAGTGAACTGGGGAGGTATGCTATACCCCGTTAAGAATACAGAATTCGATTATAAGTTAGTTTCTTTAGATGTATTTACGCCTATGGATATGCGAGCCCCAGGTGGAAGCACAGGAATGCATGCAATAGAAACATCCATGGATGCGCTATCTTATGCTCTTAATATGGATCCTTTAGAATTTCGCTTACTTAATTATTCTGAAACAGATGAAAGTGCGAACAAACCATTTTCTAGTAAAGAACTAAAAGCTTGCTATCAAAAGGCTTCAGAAGCATTTGGCTGGGAGCAAAGAAATCCTAAACCAAGAACTACAAAAAGAGGTCAACGTTTGGTGGGAACGGGAATGAGTTCTGGGATTTGGGATGTCATTGCACTTCCCGGAAAGGCTAAAGCTTCCCTCAACAAAAAAGGACAGCTAAAGGTTAAAAGTGCAGTTACAGATATTGGTACCGGTACCCGTACTATAATGACTCAAATTGCTGCAGATAGTTTGGGAATGACATTAGATAATGTAGTATTTGAATATGGAGATAGCAAAATGCCTTTGGCACCTATACAAGGAGGCTCTTATACCACCGGGGTAATTGGATCTGCAGTAAAGGCTGTTTGTGAGGCTTTAAAGAAAAAGATCCTTAAGGCCGTAAAGCGTGTAGAAGCTTCTTCCTTTAAAGGTGCAACTTTAGATGATGTGATATTTAGTGACAATTATATAAAATTAAAAAAAGATCCAAATATTGGCTTCTCTTTCCAGCAACTTGTTTCGGATAATGGCAAGAAATTAAAAGCTTCCAAAAGTAATATTCCTAATGCGTTCAAATTAAAAAAATATACACGAGCTGCACATAGTGCTGCTTTTGTAGAAGTGGAAGTAGACGAACAACTTGGAACAATTAAAGTAACTCGTGCTGTAACCGCCGTAGCTGCAGGAAAGATCATTAATCCGAAAACAGCGCGCAGTCAAATATTGGGAGGAATGATCTGGGGAATAGGGAAAGCATTGCAAGAAGAGACCTTAATAGATCATAACCTTGGAAAGTATATGAATACCAACTTGGGAGAATATCATATTCCTGTACATGCTGATATTAATGATCTAGAAGTGATTTTTGTAGAAGAAAAAGATGATATTATAAACGAACTGGGCGCTAAAGGAGTTGGAGAAATTGGTTTGGTATCTATGGCCCCTGCAATTGCAAATGCCATATATCATGCTACAGGAAAACGTATAAACAACTTCCCTATTCACTTCGATGATCTTCTTTGA
- the moaA gene encoding GTP 3',8-cyclase MoaA, with protein sequence MIEENKQIVDNFGRKHTYLRISLTDRCNLRCFYCMPEEGIDLMEKSSIMTIEEIIQLATTFRDLGVDTIRLTGGEPLVRKNFGYLVEGLAKLGVTLKITTNGIMLDKYLELFQKIGLKKINLSLDTLDKAKSVFITKRDYFDRIWKNILQALEMDMEVKLNIVLIKGVNDNEITDFIELTKHKNLAVKFIEFMPFKGNKWDWSKGVSEQEILNIISEKFGDIEELKNPKHSTSNNFQVKGHVGSFGIVSTITNPFCDECNRIRVTADGKMKNCLFANSETDLLTPMRNGEEMNELIINSIKTKKFSRDGMDVKMDAEHYEQNRSMISIGG encoded by the coding sequence ATGATTGAAGAGAACAAACAAATAGTAGATAATTTCGGGAGAAAGCATACCTATCTCAGGATCTCCCTTACCGACAGGTGCAACCTTCGTTGTTTCTACTGCATGCCTGAAGAGGGAATCGATTTGATGGAGAAATCCAGTATTATGACCATTGAAGAGATCATTCAATTGGCAACTACTTTTCGTGATCTGGGTGTAGATACCATTCGGCTTACCGGGGGAGAGCCTTTAGTTCGTAAGAATTTCGGCTATCTGGTTGAAGGACTGGCGAAACTTGGCGTGACTTTAAAGATAACTACCAACGGGATCATGCTGGATAAATACCTGGAACTGTTTCAGAAGATAGGTTTAAAAAAGATCAATCTAAGTCTAGACACTTTAGATAAAGCGAAATCTGTGTTTATTACCAAGCGGGATTATTTTGATAGAATTTGGAAAAATATTCTGCAGGCTTTGGAAATGGATATGGAAGTGAAGCTGAATATTGTATTGATAAAAGGAGTGAATGATAATGAGATCACCGATTTTATTGAATTGACCAAGCATAAGAACCTTGCGGTAAAATTTATTGAATTCATGCCGTTTAAAGGAAATAAATGGGACTGGAGCAAAGGAGTTTCAGAACAGGAAATCCTGAATATTATTTCTGAAAAGTTCGGAGATATTGAAGAACTGAAGAACCCAAAACATAGCACTTCCAATAATTTTCAGGTGAAAGGACATGTGGGTAGCTTCGGAATTGTGAGTACCATCACCAATCCGTTTTGTGATGAATGTAACCGTATTCGTGTTACTGCAGATGGGAAAATGAAGAATTGTCTATTTGCTAATTCTGAAACAGATCTTTTGACGCCAATGCGAAATGGGGAGGAAATGAACGAATTGATCATTAATTCGATCAAGACCAAAAAGTTTTCTCGTGATGGGATGGATGTAAAAATGGATGCAGAGCATTATGAACAGAACAGGTCTATGATCTCAATTGGAGGATAA